In Misgurnus anguillicaudatus chromosome 5, ASM2758022v2, whole genome shotgun sequence, a genomic segment contains:
- the cdkn2c gene encoding cyclin-dependent kinase 4 inhibitor C: MAEAMAIDKLSTAAARGDLEKIERVLQSNVNVNERNKYGRTPLQVVKLGCPSGALALLQAGADANLRDPIGGLTVSHDAARDGYLDTLQVLAQNGADVNLLDNDGNLPLHLAAREGHLDVVQYLVTHCNTQPFQPNARGYTPRDLASMHKRLKTVEWLDNIVP, translated from the exons ATGGCCGAGGCCATGGCTATTGATAAGTTGAGCACAGCAGCTGCAAGAGGAGATCTGGAGAAAATTGAAAGGGTATTGCAAAGCAACGTTAACGTTAATGAAAGGAACAAGTACGGCAGGACACCATTGCAG GTGGTGAAACTTGGCTGCCCGTCCGGAGCTTTGGCGCTACTTCAAGCGGGCGCGGACGCAAACCTCCGCGACCCCATCGGAGGATTGACCGTAAGTCACGATGCCGCGAGAGATGGATATCTGGACACTCTACAGGTGCTCGCGCAGAATGGTGCTGATGTCAATCTCCTTGACAACGATGGCAACCTGCCTCTGCATCTGGCCGCGCGGGAGGGACACCTTGATGTCGTGCAGTATCTTGTAACTCATTGCAACACGCAGCCTTTTCAGCCTAACGCAAGAGGCTACACGCCTCGAGATCTGGCGTCCATGCACAAAAGACTAAAAACTGTGGAGTGGTTAGACAACATTGTGCCTTAA